A single genomic interval of Paralichthys olivaceus isolate ysfri-2021 chromosome 7, ASM2471397v2, whole genome shotgun sequence harbors:
- the LOC109638931 gene encoding immunoglobulin superfamily member 22 translates to MAAELLQATGGRLEQMEQQMMQMTSSSSSSSSSSTLTSSTRSKLRKVSQGLSRTVEEHSGAQRKTSAAAESFSQVQKSTHIPKGESVPDFEEKLRPITAQEGDSAMFRAKVTGSPQPSVTWERASGSPLSDGTKSFCDNINNQYLLKIKNLVLEDADVYRCVASNEHGEAIYSASLIVAENPALDFKKMLKKRSEKKRQEKKPPTEEEMLKILAGADKKDYERICAEYGFTDFRGILKKLKEMKKKDEVEMVRVLKPLEDVTAKPDTNVVFDTILELKDPNMRMLWFLGTELLRIQYSHGKYEVKQMGTKHMLCISSVGLSDMGTYTLQVGDKTLSARLNVIDEPLKFMSDFKPMNVTERQTAVFEVRLSKKTDAPLIWTVKEKEVKRDEKFEVSLSEDGLTYTLKIKDVKVSDTGDYTISIGDLAATVPLFIERIPVKFSSYLKNVRVQERGKAHLECKMSSKDVHVRWLKDGCDITASRRYIVLREGKRAEVIIEDCELTDSGEYSVVCTQDNDTQEYVTSANLTVDERFASVKSGLSDVQCPTGAPVELCVVLDDEKVDGVWLKDGVEISELSGVKVVKQGAVHKLLFSGVTHGHEGKYTFRAKGAESEAVLTIADPPEIDSSVLDLLGAQPVTVKAGQTAAIKIPFRGKPLPKVTWYRDGVEVLEDERTKVERTANSTSLLLSRCAREDSGAIMLRLKSDCGTAVANLYLNVIDRPKPPQGNVEFLELSRRCIRMRWKVPRDNGGKQVTSFVIERRVEGKKSWARAGEVDSSTTVFTDDKVEEGRLYQYRIRAVNAEGMSEPLETEEVRAGEPIEPPGTASQPQVSNVTKSTMTVSWTPPAHDGGAAVEGYILERRKKGSNMWLQVNKELLTDTKFLVDGLVDDVEYEFRVISVNRAGAGCPSTVSNAVLAKDPIRAPGLVRNLCVTDSTNSSISLRWTPPDDGDEPSGYILEVRPEDAKEWTKATKIPIAGTAFTVGGLQERMKYHLRIRAVNEGGLGETIELVEGVLAMPPPVPPRFDLQGKLKNQMVVRAGTTLCLQLSFTASPAPVVTWLKDGVLTAGKEVITKSKSNSQFLISSSQRSDSGVYRVHLKNDYGEAHYDVNVRITDYPQPPKNLRLEEEVPGTVTLQWDHSADLSDNNEGAHYVILKRDFSIPSWFTVAERVFSSKYTVTGLLPGRKYYFRVIAQNSIGDSDPLDSKEPLIIAKEKECISGLRLREYASRSRQVKPTFLLPLKDHAVRRGYDCTMSCAYQGWPTPQACWYKGESKISDSPRFWHSTANGVCTLVIPTCGAKDGGRYTLVLENSLGTTKCSCNLVIFDKDDMGLLESLTRQANKEKLIF, encoded by the exons AGCACTCGGGGGCTCAGCGTAAGACCTCGGCTGCGGCAGAGTCATTCAGCCAGGTGCAGAAATCCACCCACATCCCCAAGGGAGAGTCTGTCCCAGATTTCGAGGAGAAGCTGCGGCCCATCACTGCCCAAGAGG GGGACAGTGCCATGTTCAGGGCCAAAGTGACGGGGAGTCCTCAGCCCAGTGTGACCTGGGAGCGAGCCAGCGGGAGTCCCCTGTCTGACGGGACGAAATCTTTCTGTGACAACATCAACAATCAGTATTTACTCAAG ATCAAAAACTTGGTCCTGGAGGATGCTGACGTCTACAGGTGCGTCGCATCCAACGAGCACGGAGAAGCCATTTACTCCGCATCCCTCATCGTTGCAGAAA ATCCAGCGTTGGATTTCAAAAAGATGCTGAAGAAACG CAGTgagaagaagagacaggagAAGAAGCCgcccacagaggaggagatgttAAAGATCCTGGCTGGAGCTGACAAGAAGGACTACGAGCGGATCTGCGCCGAGTACGGCTTCACCGACTTCAGAGGCATTCTTAAGAAGCtgaaggagatgaagaagaaagacGAGGTGGAG ATGGTGCGCGTGTTAAAGCCCCTGGAGGACGTCACCGCCAAACCTGACACCAACGTCGTCTTTGACACCATCTTGGAGCTGAAGGATCCAAACATGAGGATGCTGTGGTTTCTG GGCACGGAGCTGCTGCGGATCCAGTACTCTCATGGGAAATACGAAGTGAAACAGATGGGTACCAAGCACATGCTGTGCATTTCCAGCGTGGGCCTCAGTGACATGGGCACCTACACGCTGCAGGTCGGAGACAAGACGCTGTCGGCCCGGCTTAACGTCATAG ATGAGCCTCTGAAATTTATGTCCGACTTCAAACCAATGAACGTGACGGAGCGGCAGACTGCCGTGTTTGAGGTCCGTCTCTCCAAGAAGACGGATGCACCGCTCATCTGGACG gtaaaagaaaaggaagtaaaaagagatgaaaagttTGAAGTGTCCTTGTCTGAGGACGGTCTGACCTACACCTTGAAGATTAAGGACGTCAAAGTCAGCGACACAGGAGACTACACCATCAGCATTGGAGACCTCGCTGCCACCGTGCCGCTTTTTATCGAAC gGATTCCCGTCAAGTTCTCCAGCTACTTGAAGAACGTCCGGGTGCAGGAGAGGGGCAAGGCCCACCTGGAGTGCAAGATGAGCTCCAAGGACGTGCATGTCCGCTGGCTGAAGGACGGCTGCGACATCACAGCCAGCCGCCGGTACATCGTCCTGCGGGAGGGGAAAAGGGCAGAGGTCATCATCGAGGACTGCGAGCTGACGGACAGCGGCGAGTACTCTGTCGTCTGCACGCAGGACAACGACACGCAGGAATATGTCACCTCTGCCAATTTAACCGTGGACG AGCGCTTTGCCTCGGTGAAGAGCGGTTTGTCAGATGTTCAGTGTCCCACCGGGGCCCCCGTCGAGCTGTGTGTGGTCCTCGATGATGAGAAGGTGGACGGGGTGTGGCTGAAGGATGgagtggag ATCTCAGAGCTGAGCGGGGTTAAGGTGGTCAAACAAGGAGCCGTCCACAAGCTGCTCTTCTCTGGTGTGACTCATGGCCACGAGGGCAAGTACACCTTCAGAGCCAAGGGGGCGGAGAGTGAGGCTGTGCTCACCATTGCAG ACCCTCCAGAGATTGATTCCTCTGTCCTGGACTTGTTGGGGGCGCAACCCGTGACCGTGAAGGCGGGTCAGACAGCCGCCATTAAAATCCCCTTCAGAGGCAAACCGCTGCCAAAGGTCACCTGGTACAGAGATGGAGTGGAAGTCCTGGAGGATGAGAGAACGAAGGTGGAGAGGACAGCAAACAGCACGTCCCTGCTGCTCAGCAG ATGTGCGCGTGAAGACAGCGGTGCAATCATGCTCCGTCTGAAGAGCGACTGCGGCACTGCTGTCGCCAACCTGTATCTGaatgtgattg ACCGCCCAAAGCCTCCTCAAGGGAACGTGGAGTTCCTGGAGCTGTCAAGAAGGTGCATCAGAATGAGGTGGAAGGTTCCCCGGGACAATGGGGGTAAGCAGGTGACCAGTTTTGTGATCGAGCGGCGAGTGGAAGGTAAGAAGTCGTGGGCAAGAGCAGGAGAGGTGGACAGCAGCACCACGGTGTTCACTGATGACAAGGTGGAGGAGGGACGGCTGTACCAGTATCGCATCAGAGCCGTCAACGCCGAGGGAATGAGTGAACCtctggagacagaggaggtgcGTGCCGGAGAGCCCATAG AGCCTCCAGGCACAGCGTCCCAGCCTCAAGTTTCTAACGTCACAAAGAGCACCATGACGGTGAGCTGGACTCCTCCGGCTCATGACGGAGGAGCAGCAGTTGAGGGATACAtcctggagaggaggaagaaaggcaGCAACATGTGGCTGCAGGTGAACAAGGAGCTGCTCACAG ATACTAAATTCCTGGTGGACGGACTGGTGGACGATGTTGAGTATGAATTCAGAGTCATCAGTGTGAACAGGGCAGGAGCGGGCTGTCCCAGCACCGTCTCTAATGCCGTACTTGCCAAAGACCCAATAC GTGCCCCCGGCCTGGTGAGGAACCTGTGCGTGACTGACTCCACAAACTCCTCCATTTCTCTGAGGTGGACTCCTCCGGACGACGGAGACGAACCCTCGGGCTACATTCTGGAGGTGCGTCCCGAAGATGCTAAAGAGTGGACGAAAGCCACTAAGATTCCCATCGCTGGCACTGCCTTCACCGTCGGAGGACTTCAGGAGCGGATGAAGTACCACTTGCGTATCCGTGCTGTCAACGAAGGAGGGTTGGGAGAGACCATAGAGCTGGTGGAAGGTGTATTGGCCATGCCTCCACCCG TGCCGCCCAGGTTTGACCTCCAGGGAAAGCTGAAGAACCAGATGGTGGTCCGAGCTGGAACGACACTTTGCCTTCAGCTCAGCTTCACT GCCTCTCCTGCCCCGGTGGTAACGTGGCTCAAGGATGGCGTCCTCACCGCAGGAAAGGAGGTCATCACCAAGAGCAAGAGTAACTCCCAGttcctcatttcctcctctcagcgATCTGACTCTGGTGTCTACCGTGTCCACCTGAAGAACGACTATGGAGAGGCTCACTATGATGTTAATGTGAGGATTACAG ACTATCCTCAACCACCAAAGAACCTCcgcctggaggaggaggtccCGGGCACGGTGACCCTGCAGTGGGATCACTCTGCAGACCTGTCTGACAACAACGAGGGAGCGCATTATGTCATCCTCAAACGAGACTTCAGCATCCCCTCCTGGTTCACTGTGGCCGAGCGTGTCTTCAGCAGCAAGTACACTGTCACCGGGTTGCTCCCCGGGAGGAAGTACTACTTCAGGGTCATCGCACAAAACTCAATTGGCGACAGCGACCCGTTGGACTCGAAAGAACCTCTTATCATTGCCAAAGAAAAGG AGTGCATCAGCGGTCTCCGTTTGAGAGAGTATGCCTCACGATCACGTCAGGTGAAGCCCACTTTCCTGCTGCCACTCAAGGACCACGCTGTTCGCAGAGGGTACGACTGCACCATGAGCTGTGCCTACCAGGGCTGGCCAACGCCACAG GCTTGCTGGTATAAAGGGGAATCAAAGATCTCAGACTCCCCTCGTTTCTGGCACAGCACGGCCAACGGAGTGTGCACCCTGGTCATTCCCACCTGTGGAGCCAAAGATGGCGGAAGATACACACTGGTGCTGGAGAACAGTCTGGGGACGACCAAGTGCTCCTGCAACCTGGTGATCTTTG ATAAGGATGACATGGGTCTGCTGGAGAGCCTGACCCGCCAGGCAAACAAAGAGAAGCTTATTTTCTGA